The following are encoded in a window of Thiohalophilus sp. genomic DNA:
- a CDS encoding EAL domain-containing protein produces the protein MSDADLLRLLTIFDNSEEAEGLINTLRNAGHIIRDIRVEDEEDLEKALEENPVDIILAKQATPLITAKQAVEYIIKSGRDIPVIVVTPSGEIDGALEAMQAGARDSLELGQNERLKLVIKREVTDLKNRRSLRRSEKMLHESEKRARDLIDNSRDAISYVHDGMHIYANNAYLKMFGYDTLEDIEGVPILDMVSSEDHAKMKEFLRKYSKGQSTDDTLEVHGQTLDGNKFKITMEFSTASMEGEACSQIIIRDQSTTKELEKQLNVLSKQDLLTGLYNRNYFLEQVDKVIAKTVEDKAQGALLYIVIDEFEKHKEEHGISGADLLLTDVAGMLKEKVGNMGTLARFEGHHFTFLLTGSDLKQAEKIAGGLIKLIQDHSSDINGKLVSTKASIGLAHINETVKNTQEAINRAIKGFHAAEKAGGNQYYIYNPAVEDLEEQEQIAHWSHRIKEALKHNQFKLLYQPIVSLHGETGEHYEVLVRMLDEQGEDLPPSEFIPAANQADLMKYIDRWVIANTFKVLTERTQQQKRTRFFVKISQGSLIDPEFIPWVSERIKSLRLDTTLLVFELSEDTALNNINAANAFVDAFKQLNCRTALENFGIEQNTFQSMKQLPVDYIKIHASLIQNLAQNVEHQDKVKEITREASERSMRSIAACVEDANSLAVLWQCSIDFFQGHFLQEPDTSLSYDFEEGF, from the coding sequence GTGAGTGACGCGGACCTTCTAAGACTCCTGACCATCTTCGACAATAGCGAGGAAGCCGAAGGGCTGATCAATACCCTGCGCAATGCCGGGCACATCATCCGGGATATTCGCGTCGAGGACGAGGAGGATCTTGAAAAAGCCCTCGAGGAAAACCCGGTGGATATCATCCTGGCCAAACAGGCCACGCCGTTGATCACCGCGAAACAGGCGGTCGAATATATCATCAAATCCGGGCGGGATATTCCGGTCATTGTCGTCACCCCGTCAGGCGAAATCGACGGCGCGCTGGAAGCCATGCAAGCAGGCGCCCGGGACAGCCTGGAACTGGGGCAGAACGAACGGCTCAAGCTGGTCATCAAACGTGAAGTCACCGACCTGAAAAACCGGCGCAGCCTGCGACGCAGTGAAAAAATGCTGCACGAGTCAGAAAAGCGCGCCCGGGATCTGATCGACAACTCGCGGGACGCCATTTCCTACGTGCATGACGGCATGCATATCTATGCCAATAACGCCTATCTCAAGATGTTCGGTTATGACACGCTGGAAGATATTGAGGGGGTCCCCATTCTGGATATGGTCAGCAGCGAAGACCATGCCAAAATGAAAGAGTTTTTGCGCAAGTATTCCAAGGGCCAGAGCACCGACGATACCCTGGAAGTGCACGGCCAAACGCTCGACGGCAACAAGTTCAAGATCACCATGGAATTCTCCACCGCCAGCATGGAAGGCGAGGCCTGCTCGCAGATCATCATTCGCGATCAATCCACCACCAAAGAGCTGGAAAAACAGCTCAATGTCCTGAGCAAACAGGACCTGCTGACCGGTCTCTATAATCGCAATTATTTTCTGGAGCAGGTCGACAAGGTCATCGCCAAAACCGTCGAGGACAAGGCCCAGGGGGCATTACTGTATATCGTGATCGACGAGTTCGAAAAACACAAGGAAGAACACGGAATCTCGGGGGCCGATCTACTGCTGACCGACGTGGCCGGCATGCTCAAGGAAAAAGTGGGCAACATGGGGACCCTGGCCCGTTTTGAAGGCCACCATTTTACTTTTTTGCTGACCGGCAGCGATCTCAAGCAGGCGGAAAAAATCGCCGGCGGGCTAATCAAGCTGATCCAGGATCACTCCTCGGATATCAATGGCAAACTGGTCAGCACCAAGGCCAGCATTGGTCTGGCGCATATCAACGAGACCGTCAAAAACACCCAGGAAGCGATCAACCGCGCTATCAAGGGTTTCCACGCCGCCGAAAAAGCCGGCGGCAACCAGTACTATATCTATAACCCGGCAGTGGAAGATCTCGAAGAGCAGGAGCAGATCGCCCACTGGTCACACCGCATCAAGGAAGCACTCAAACACAACCAGTTCAAACTGCTCTATCAGCCGATAGTCAGCCTGCATGGCGAAACCGGCGAGCATTACGAAGTCCTGGTCCGCATGCTGGACGAGCAAGGCGAGGATTTGCCGCCGTCGGAATTCATTCCCGCCGCCAATCAGGCGGATCTGATGAAATATATCGACCGCTGGGTCATTGCCAATACTTTCAAAGTACTGACCGAGCGTACCCAGCAACAGAAGCGAACCCGGTTTTTCGTCAAAATATCCCAGGGCTCGCTAATCGATCCGGAATTCATTCCCTGGGTGTCCGAGCGCATCAAGTCACTGCGTCTGGATACCACACTGCTGGTATTCGAGCTGAGCGAGGACACCGCACTGAACAACATCAATGCCGCAAATGCCTTCGTTGATGCCTTCAAACAACTCAATTGCCGCACGGCGCTGGAGAATTTCGGCATCGAGCAGAATACCTTCCAGTCCATGAAGCAACTGCCGGTCGATTACATCAAGATCCACGCCAGCCTGATTCAGAACCTGGCCCAGAATGTCGAACACCAGGACAAGGTCAAGGAAATCACCCGCGAAGCGAGCGAGCGCAGCATGCGCTCCATCGCCGCCTGCGTGGAGGACGCCAACAGCCTGGCCGTACTCTGGCAGTGCAGTATCGACTTCTTCCAGGGCCACTTCCTGCAAGAACCCGATACCAGCCTCAGTTATGACTTCGAGGAAGGCTTCTGA